A genomic segment from uncultured Desulfuromonas sp. encodes:
- a CDS encoding ATP-binding protein — translation MPPVPVSYIKKVLLLALCLFVLGARVNAEITPHNILVLHSYHSGLAWTDGLMTGITQQFASDATPVRLHVEYMDTKRNPGQDYLNRYTDLLRFKLRHLHFDLVLVSDNDAFNLALNDRENLFPGLPIVFCGVNDFQPQQIDATKMITGVVEDLSVEETLEAALRIHPTSSEVILIGSRLGATDLAINQDIEKSLRRYANGIKITPWRDIPVEELQKKVAPLKSNQIVFLSSVLTRRDGTVLSFKESIRALRRTCPVPIYSFWDFFLGHGLLGGKLISSEAQGREAARLAGLILSGVPISQLPVISGQANVYLFDDKELKRFGISVSQLPPGSQIINQPNAFYPVAKQDFWLVGVAGGLLLLLIGLLLWNLHIRKIAEQAIYEKEERLRLALDGSQDGFWDWDVTTGSNIVDERWCRMLGYEPDEIEQRVEQWEKLVHPEDMIKTRPVHERCMRGEISHFSTEFRMKTKQGDWKWILGRGMVVCRDQQGRPLRLTGTHKDISHQKATEYALTKALRASEEARNSINAILTSLTDGLIVSDLNHDITMINRSAQKLLAIDEKQAIGQKVETIVDGPVFSDELNAILAQHKDRASIDVEMMDQDRQEMRIIQARFSPIYDNESIPSGAITLLQDVTRSREMARLKSEFISTAAHELRTPLTAMLGFSDLLLESESIPPEEQREYLQIISTKTESLAAIVDDLLDLSRIESGRLITLDQKLISLEETLVMMVDQYRESCPNHHFDSSLDDIETLLFIDQNKMVQVIENLLSNAVKYSPKGGTIRIQSHKETNSFLLSVSDEGIGMTPAQVERIFDKFYRVDGTNTAVGGLGLGMSIAKNIIEAHHGEIWVESNIGQGTTSYIRLPLGESD, via the coding sequence ATGCCGCCTGTACCCGTTTCCTATATCAAAAAAGTCCTGTTGCTCGCCCTGTGCCTCTTCGTTCTCGGCGCAAGGGTAAATGCCGAAATCACACCTCATAACATCCTGGTACTGCACTCCTATCATTCCGGGCTGGCCTGGACAGACGGCTTGATGACAGGCATTACGCAACAGTTCGCCAGCGACGCAACACCCGTCCGCCTCCATGTTGAATACATGGATACCAAACGTAATCCGGGTCAGGATTACCTTAATCGCTATACGGATCTATTGCGTTTCAAACTGCGCCATCTCCATTTTGACTTGGTTCTGGTCAGTGATAATGATGCGTTCAATCTGGCCTTAAATGACCGGGAGAATCTTTTTCCCGGCCTGCCGATTGTTTTCTGTGGTGTGAATGATTTCCAACCGCAACAAATCGACGCAACAAAAATGATCACCGGCGTTGTCGAGGATCTCAGCGTCGAAGAAACGCTGGAAGCAGCCTTACGCATTCACCCCACCAGTAGTGAGGTTATTTTGATCGGCAGCCGTCTGGGGGCAACGGATCTCGCCATCAACCAGGATATTGAAAAGAGCCTGCGTCGTTACGCCAACGGCATCAAAATCACACCATGGCGGGATATTCCGGTTGAAGAGCTGCAAAAAAAAGTTGCCCCTCTCAAGTCAAATCAGATCGTTTTCCTCAGCAGCGTTTTAACGCGCCGAGATGGCACCGTCCTCTCTTTCAAAGAGTCCATTCGTGCCTTACGCCGAACATGTCCGGTGCCCATCTACAGCTTCTGGGATTTCTTCCTCGGCCATGGTCTGTTGGGTGGGAAGTTGATCAGCAGTGAGGCTCAGGGACGTGAGGCAGCCCGCTTGGCCGGTCTGATCCTCTCCGGTGTTCCAATCAGTCAACTGCCGGTAATCTCCGGACAGGCCAATGTCTATCTCTTCGACGACAAGGAGCTGAAACGTTTCGGCATCAGTGTGTCACAGCTCCCTCCCGGCAGCCAGATCATCAATCAGCCAAACGCCTTTTATCCCGTCGCTAAACAGGATTTCTGGCTGGTCGGCGTCGCCGGTGGATTGCTGCTACTGTTGATCGGTCTGTTGCTGTGGAATTTGCATATCCGGAAAATTGCCGAGCAGGCAATTTATGAAAAAGAGGAACGTTTGCGCCTGGCACTCGACGGCTCACAAGATGGTTTCTGGGATTGGGATGTCACTACCGGCAGCAATATCGTGGATGAACGCTGGTGCCGAATGCTCGGTTATGAGCCGGACGAGATTGAACAGCGCGTTGAACAGTGGGAGAAACTGGTCCATCCCGAAGACATGATCAAAACGCGACCGGTTCACGAACGCTGTATGCGTGGCGAAATTTCCCATTTCTCCACGGAATTTCGCATGAAAACCAAACAGGGCGACTGGAAATGGATTCTCGGCCGCGGCATGGTGGTCTGCCGTGATCAACAGGGGAGACCCTTGCGTCTGACAGGAACCCACAAAGACATCTCCCACCAAAAAGCGACCGAATACGCGCTGACAAAAGCCTTGAGAGCATCTGAAGAGGCCCGTAACAGTATTAATGCCATTTTGACGTCTTTGACCGACGGCCTAATCGTCTCCGACCTGAACCACGACATCACCATGATCAATCGCAGTGCGCAAAAGCTGCTGGCCATTGATGAAAAGCAGGCCATTGGCCAGAAAGTTGAAACCATTGTCGATGGGCCTGTCTTCAGCGACGAACTCAATGCGATCCTTGCACAACACAAAGATCGCGCCAGCATTGATGTCGAAATGATGGATCAGGACCGCCAGGAGATGCGCATCATCCAAGCACGTTTTTCGCCAATCTACGATAACGAATCTATTCCCAGTGGCGCCATTACATTACTGCAGGATGTGACCCGCAGTCGGGAAATGGCCCGCCTGAAAAGCGAATTCATCTCAACGGCGGCTCATGAACTGCGCACACCGTTAACGGCCATGCTCGGGTTCTCGGATTTACTGCTGGAATCTGAGAGCATCCCCCCAGAAGAGCAGCGGGAATACCTGCAAATTATCTCTACAAAAACCGAGAGCCTGGCGGCTATCGTTGATGATTTGCTTGATTTGAGCCGCATCGAATCGGGTCGCCTGATTACGCTCGATCAAAAACTCATTTCTCTTGAAGAAACCCTTGTCATGATGGTTGACCAATACCGAGAGAGTTGTCCAAACCACCATTTTGACTCCAGCCTTGACGACATTGAAACGCTTCTCTTCATCGATCAGAACAAAATGGTTCAGGTCATAGAAAATCTGCTCAGCAATGCTGTGAAATATTCGCCTAAAGGGGGTACAATTCGCATCCAAAGTCACAAAGAAACCAATAGTTTTCTGCTCAGTGTCAGCGATGAAGGGATCGGCATGACACCCGCCCAGGTTGAACGTATTTTTGATAAATTTTACCGGGTAGACGGCACCAACACCGCTGTCGGCGGCCTGGGGCTCGGCATGTCCATCGCCAAAAACATCATTGAAGCCCATCATGGTGAGATCTGGGTGGAAAGCAATATTGGTCAGGGAACAACCTCGTACATCCGTCTGCCTCTTGGCGAAAGCGATTGA
- a CDS encoding MFS transporter, with amino-acid sequence MAEKKLRYATLFVVCVAHFLMPFMMSAVGVALPVIGREFQASAVELSLIETTYVASASIFLLGMGRLGDIIGRRRIFQWGLGLFTLAGGLISQAWAVNGVIGLRFFQGMGGSMVMATTMAIVVAVFPNNERGKALGIAVASVYAGISCGPFIGGLLISMFGWRSIFYLCIPLGLTALVITTVLLRQEWIGAAGEPFDMPGWLIYAVSIASLVVGTTHLSQGGLFRVLPVVGVAGLVLFLWFETTRRYPLLNTDLLLHNRLFALSNLSAMFNYAGTFSMTFFLSLFLQVVMGFAPHQAGLVLIVQPLVQTIFSPLCGRLSDHYPAERVATAGMALCAFGIGLAATLTAQSPLWFIMVILVVLGGGFALFSSPNTRVIMTSVAERDLGVASGFSASMRTLGMMSSMTIVTVIFSWQMSGQPITAQTQDLFIRSMHISLLIFSGLCALAVFSSFGRHGARHRA; translated from the coding sequence ATGGCCGAAAAAAAATTGCGATATGCCACCTTGTTTGTGGTTTGTGTGGCGCATTTTCTTATGCCGTTTATGATGTCGGCCGTTGGCGTTGCCCTGCCGGTGATCGGGCGCGAGTTTCAGGCCAGTGCCGTTGAGTTGAGCCTGATTGAGACCACCTATGTTGCCTCGGCATCCATTTTTTTGCTCGGAATGGGCCGCCTGGGCGATATTATCGGGCGGCGCAGAATTTTTCAGTGGGGGTTAGGATTATTTACCCTTGCCGGAGGTTTGATTTCTCAAGCCTGGGCGGTGAATGGTGTGATCGGTCTGCGCTTTTTTCAGGGCATGGGCGGGTCCATGGTGATGGCGACGACCATGGCAATCGTTGTTGCCGTTTTTCCCAACAATGAACGGGGCAAGGCGCTGGGCATTGCCGTTGCCAGTGTTTATGCTGGGATTTCCTGCGGTCCTTTTATCGGTGGACTTCTGATTTCCATGTTTGGCTGGCGATCCATTTTCTATTTGTGCATTCCCCTTGGACTGACCGCGTTGGTGATCACCACTGTCCTGTTGCGTCAGGAGTGGATCGGTGCGGCTGGAGAACCTTTTGACATGCCGGGCTGGTTGATCTATGCCGTCTCCATTGCGTCACTGGTGGTGGGGACCACTCATCTGTCTCAGGGCGGGCTGTTTCGCGTTTTACCGGTGGTAGGCGTGGCTGGTCTGGTGTTGTTTCTATGGTTTGAGACAACACGTCGCTACCCTCTGCTCAATACGGATCTCCTGTTGCATAACCGCCTGTTTGCACTGAGTAACCTGTCGGCTATGTTCAATTATGCCGGCACGTTCAGCATGACCTTTTTTCTCAGTCTGTTTCTTCAGGTCGTCATGGGGTTTGCCCCGCATCAGGCCGGGTTGGTATTGATTGTCCAGCCTTTGGTGCAGACGATTTTTTCTCCACTGTGTGGCCGTCTGTCTGACCATTATCCCGCAGAGCGGGTGGCGACTGCCGGTATGGCCTTATGCGCCTTTGGCATCGGTCTTGCCGCGACGTTAACGGCGCAATCGCCACTTTGGTTTATTATGGTCATTCTGGTTGTTTTGGGCGGTGGATTTGCGTTGTTTTCATCGCCCAATACCCGGGTGATCATGACCAGTGTTGCCGAGCGTGATCTGGGCGTGGCGTCCGGCTTCTCTGCCAGTATGCGCACTTTGGGGATGATGTCCAGCATGACGATTGTCACGGTGATTTTCTCCTGGCAGATGTCCGGGCAACCGATTACAGCGCAAACTCAGGACCTTTTTATCCGCAGTATGCATATTTCCCTGCTGATTTTCAGTGGCCTCTGCGCCCTGGCCGTGTTCAGTTCTTTTGGCCGGCACGGGGCACGGCACAGGGCTTAG
- a CDS encoding fatty acid--CoA ligase, with the protein MSDHTIPRTESAYSYPLLIKHLLQSPLVSAPDQEIVYRDQLRYTYRELHGRICRLANALLAMGVKAGDTVAVMDWDSHRYLECFFAVPMIGAVLHTVNVKLSAEQILYTIDHAEDNVLLVHRDFVSILEQIKGRIATVDHYILLNDGDEALASSIPFTSEYEEWLAQASPYAEFADFDENTRATTFYTTGTTGLPKGVYFSHRQLVLHTMGVLAALGTPQQQGRLHQGDVYMPITPMFHVHAWGLPYVATVLGVKQVYPGRYLPEVLLELIDREQVTFSHCVPTILHMLFKSPHVDQIDLSRWKVIIGGSAMSRSLCRQAMDRGIDLFTGYGMSETCPILSLAHLDEEMLELDADDQAEIRCKTGRPMPLVDLRVVNEKMEDVPHDGSSSGEIVVRAPWLTQGYLKDTRNSENLWQGGYLHTGDVATRDSKGYLKITDRTKDVIKSGGEWISSLELEDLFSHHPAVAEVAVIAQPDEKWGERPLALVVLKSDLETLPGKKELLALLHDYTDTGVISKQVVLTRFKFVDEIDKTSVGKTDKRTLREKHLA; encoded by the coding sequence ATGAGTGACCATACGATTCCCCGAACAGAATCCGCTTACAGCTATCCGCTGTTGATTAAACATTTATTGCAATCTCCGTTGGTCAGTGCCCCGGATCAGGAGATCGTCTATCGCGATCAGTTGCGCTATACCTATCGCGAGCTGCATGGCCGGATTTGCCGTCTGGCCAATGCCTTGCTGGCCATGGGCGTCAAGGCCGGAGATACCGTTGCCGTTATGGACTGGGACAGTCATCGGTATCTTGAGTGCTTTTTTGCTGTGCCGATGATCGGTGCGGTTCTGCATACGGTCAATGTCAAGCTGTCCGCCGAGCAGATCCTCTACACCATTGACCATGCTGAGGATAATGTCTTGCTGGTTCATCGCGATTTTGTGTCCATTCTTGAACAGATCAAGGGGCGTATCGCCACGGTTGATCATTACATCCTGCTCAATGACGGTGACGAGGCACTTGCCTCTTCCATCCCTTTTACCTCCGAATATGAAGAGTGGTTGGCCCAGGCGTCTCCATACGCCGAGTTTGCCGATTTTGATGAGAATACCCGGGCAACGACATTTTATACCACCGGCACCACCGGTCTACCCAAGGGCGTTTATTTCAGTCACCGGCAACTGGTTCTCCATACCATGGGTGTTCTGGCGGCTCTCGGCACGCCGCAACAGCAGGGCCGCCTCCATCAAGGCGATGTCTATATGCCGATCACGCCGATGTTTCACGTCCATGCCTGGGGCCTGCCCTATGTGGCGACAGTGCTGGGGGTCAAGCAAGTCTATCCGGGACGTTACCTTCCCGAAGTGCTGCTCGAACTGATTGACCGCGAGCAGGTGACCTTTTCCCACTGTGTGCCGACTATTCTCCATATGCTGTTTAAAAGTCCCCATGTCGATCAGATCGACTTGAGTCGCTGGAAAGTGATCATCGGTGGCTCGGCCATGTCGCGCAGTCTCTGCCGTCAGGCCATGGATCGTGGCATTGATCTGTTTACCGGTTACGGCATGTCGGAAACCTGTCCGATTCTTTCTCTGGCTCATCTGGATGAGGAAATGCTTGAACTGGATGCGGATGACCAGGCTGAGATTCGCTGCAAAACCGGGCGCCCCATGCCTCTGGTTGATCTCAGGGTCGTCAATGAGAAGATGGAGGATGTGCCGCATGACGGCAGCTCCAGTGGCGAAATCGTCGTACGGGCTCCATGGCTGACGCAGGGCTATCTGAAAGACACGCGTAATTCTGAAAATCTCTGGCAGGGCGGTTATCTGCATACCGGCGATGTGGCGACACGCGACAGTAAGGGCTATCTGAAAATTACGGACCGCACCAAAGACGTGATTAAAAGTGGCGGCGAATGGATCTCATCTCTTGAGCTGGAAGACCTCTTTTCCCACCATCCGGCCGTCGCTGAAGTGGCCGTCATCGCCCAGCCCGATGAAAAATGGGGGGAGCGGCCCTTGGCCTTGGTGGTGCTGAAGTCAGATCTGGAAACACTACCGGGCAAGAAAGAGCTGTTGGCCCTGTTGCATGACTATACCGATACCGGCGTGATCTCCAAACAGGTGGTGTTGACCCGTTTTAAATTTGTCGACGAGATTGACAAAACCAGTGTCGGCAAAACGGATAAAAGGACCTTGCGGGAAAAACACCTGGCCTGA
- a CDS encoding voltage-gated chloride channel family protein, whose protein sequence is MPIRWDVREHLSLGWFVLRWLAIVAPVAALIGSSVAFFLWLLSEATQTRWAHPDLVYGLPLAGIFIVLCYHYVGSTAGGGNNLVMEQIHQPGAGIPKRMMPLVLFATVMTHLFGGSAGREGTAVQMGGSIAQVFTRPFRLNEEDTRILLTCGVAAGFGAVFGTPLAGAVFALEVLAVGKMRYEALIPCLMASVLGDLVCTAWGIGHTHYQIVAPELHIDAVVAHVSLTLAGKVMLASVLFGLTGFLFAELTHALSGLFKKYIHRLWLRPVIGASVVLGISFLLGTRDYLGLGVGSATADGISIVNAFSGTGVTPWSWWWKLLLTAVTLSSGFKGGEVTPLFFVGATLGAALAGVLGVPVDLLAGIGFIAVFAGATNTPLACTLMGVELFGAQYLEYFAIACFLSYLFSGHSSIYLSQQIAAPKGGVSFYQGVDTLKSARDVRRFWWRRQPRD, encoded by the coding sequence ATGCCGATACGTTGGGATGTCCGTGAGCATTTGAGCTTGGGCTGGTTTGTGCTGCGCTGGCTGGCTATCGTCGCTCCGGTTGCGGCCTTGATCGGTTCCAGTGTGGCTTTTTTCCTCTGGCTGTTGTCCGAAGCCACTCAGACCCGCTGGGCGCATCCGGACTTGGTCTATGGCCTCCCTCTGGCAGGTATTTTTATCGTCCTGTGTTATCACTATGTTGGCAGTACCGCTGGGGGCGGGAATAATCTGGTGATGGAGCAGATCCATCAGCCTGGTGCCGGCATCCCCAAACGCATGATGCCGTTGGTTTTGTTTGCGACTGTAATGACCCATCTGTTTGGTGGCTCAGCAGGGCGTGAAGGAACCGCTGTACAGATGGGGGGCAGCATTGCTCAGGTGTTTACCCGTCCTTTTCGACTCAATGAAGAAGACACACGCATTTTACTGACCTGCGGTGTGGCCGCCGGTTTTGGTGCTGTGTTTGGCACCCCGCTGGCGGGAGCTGTCTTTGCCCTTGAGGTGTTGGCCGTAGGGAAAATGCGTTATGAAGCCCTGATCCCTTGTCTCATGGCCAGCGTGCTCGGAGATCTGGTGTGCACGGCTTGGGGGATTGGCCATACCCACTACCAGATTGTCGCCCCGGAATTACATATTGATGCCGTAGTCGCCCATGTTTCGCTGACGCTTGCCGGGAAAGTGATGTTGGCATCGGTGCTTTTTGGTCTGACCGGGTTTCTGTTCGCCGAACTTACCCATGCCCTGTCCGGTCTGTTTAAAAAATATATCCACAGGCTGTGGTTGCGACCGGTGATTGGCGCTAGCGTTGTGCTCGGCATCAGTTTTTTGCTCGGCACGCGTGACTATCTTGGTCTTGGCGTTGGCTCGGCAACAGCGGACGGCATCTCCATCGTTAATGCCTTTTCCGGCACGGGGGTGACGCCGTGGAGTTGGTGGTGGAAGTTACTGCTTACCGCGGTCACCCTGAGTAGTGGTTTTAAAGGGGGGGAAGTGACGCCATTGTTTTTTGTCGGTGCCACCCTCGGAGCTGCCTTGGCAGGCGTACTGGGTGTGCCGGTGGATCTGCTGGCCGGTATCGGCTTTATTGCCGTGTTTGCCGGGGCGACCAATACACCTCTGGCCTGCACATTGATGGGCGTCGAACTGTTCGGAGCCCAATATCTTGAGTATTTCGCGATCGCCTGTTTTTTATCGTATTTATTCAGCGGTCATTCCAGCATCTATTTGTCGCAACAGATTGCTGCACCCAAAGGCGGTGTTTCTTTTTATCAGGGGGTGGACACCCTCAAATCTGCGCGTGACGTGCGTCGTTTCTGGTGGCGACGTCAACCGCGTGATTAA